The Leptotrichia trevisanii DSM 22070 genome includes a region encoding these proteins:
- a CDS encoding DUF262 domain-containing protein → MVATIQVNKQSIKQLLESGKEQTFLIPEYQRPYSWTENETKTLFYDLLEFTESETKKNNSTEGTYFLGSIVSYENEEGEQEIIDGQQRITSLFLLLRAIYTKLTSYEEKTVEQENFIRQIQPALWKQEKLTGEVDYTSVLINSRVIDNEGNKILQNILETGVADSKATDNYSKNYILFQKLFDKLCELSPTLMLEFIYYTLNRAVVFPIKTDSQDDALSVFSTLNDRGLPLSEADIFKAKMYNRIKKEYKKLFIKQWKNLSERAIYAKENVKQLFYYYMFYLRATEKDMATTTLGLRRFYSKGGFTRLYKSNLLKNLDQILDLWVVMNRRESIDEKPWTENIQIIKILDTLSAYPNESWKYPVVVYYLAHGDKENFETYFLKFLRKLFLELTANYLVTPSVSAVKSDILKLNVDIIDNISPKIAFKNIPISVLQEKVKTPNKNLVRMILKMVVYNNQDELLPEKWEVEYILPQKWSNRFSESMENKQVKEYINYIGNKIPFEKKLTIKASENFFDKKKVNYGKSKIKYVRELIPTDKTDWTFEDIDTRNRKVAEELVKLFITWNGEYEF, encoded by the coding sequence ATGGTTGCAACAATACAAGTGAATAAGCAAAGTATAAAGCAGTTACTCGAAAGTGGTAAAGAGCAGACATTTTTAATACCTGAATATCAAAGGCCATATTCTTGGACTGAAAATGAAACTAAGACGTTATTTTATGATTTACTGGAATTTACAGAAAGTGAAACTAAAAAAAATAATAGTACCGAAGGGACATATTTCTTAGGAAGTATTGTTTCTTATGAAAATGAAGAGGGGGAACAGGAAATTATCGACGGGCAGCAGAGAATAACTTCTCTCTTCCTGCTTTTACGGGCAATTTATACAAAATTAACTTCTTATGAAGAAAAAACTGTGGAGCAGGAAAATTTCATAAGACAGATTCAGCCGGCATTGTGGAAACAGGAAAAACTTACTGGAGAAGTTGACTATACAAGTGTACTGATTAATTCGAGAGTTATAGACAATGAAGGAAATAAAATTTTACAGAATATCTTGGAAACAGGTGTTGCTGATTCTAAAGCCACTGACAATTATTCCAAAAACTACATTTTATTTCAAAAACTATTCGATAAGCTTTGTGAATTAAGTCCGACATTAATGCTGGAGTTTATTTACTACACTTTAAACAGGGCGGTTGTTTTCCCGATAAAGACAGATTCGCAGGACGATGCCTTAAGTGTATTTTCAACATTGAATGACAGGGGACTGCCTCTTTCTGAAGCAGATATTTTCAAGGCAAAAATGTATAACAGAATAAAAAAGGAATACAAGAAATTATTTATTAAACAATGGAAAAATCTGAGCGAACGGGCAATTTATGCTAAGGAAAATGTAAAACAGCTGTTTTATTATTACATGTTCTATTTAAGAGCCACAGAAAAGGATATGGCGACTACTACTCTTGGGCTTAGACGTTTTTACTCAAAAGGTGGATTTACACGGCTTTATAAATCAAATTTATTAAAAAACTTGGATCAGATTCTGGATTTATGGGTTGTTATGAACAGACGTGAGTCAATTGATGAAAAACCTTGGACAGAAAATATACAGATTATTAAAATTTTGGATACTTTGTCGGCTTATCCGAATGAATCTTGGAAATATCCTGTTGTTGTGTACTATCTGGCTCACGGTGATAAAGAAAACTTTGAAACATATTTTTTGAAATTTTTACGAAAGCTGTTTTTGGAATTGACTGCAAATTATCTTGTAACACCGAGCGTTTCAGCTGTAAAATCTGATATTCTGAAATTAAATGTGGATATAATTGACAATATTTCGCCAAAAATTGCATTTAAAAATATCCCAATTTCTGTACTTCAGGAAAAAGTAAAGACACCTAATAAAAATCTTGTGCGTATGATTTTAAAAATGGTTGTCTACAATAATCAGGATGAACTTTTGCCTGAAAAATGGGAAGTTGAATACATTTTACCACAAAAATGGAGCAACCGTTTCTCAGAAAGCATGGAAAATAAGCAGGTTAAGGAGTATATAAACTACATTGGAAATAAGATCCCTTTTGAAAAGAAACTGACAATCAAGGCTTCGGAAAACTTTTTTGACAAGAAAAAAGTAAATTATGGAAAATCTAAAATTAAATATGTAAGGGAATTGATTCCAACAGATAAGACTGACTGGACTTTTGAAGATATTGATACAAGAAATAGAAAAGTGGCGGAAGAACTTGTTAAGCTGTTCATTACGTGGAACGGGGAATATGAGTTTTAA